In Lotus japonicus ecotype B-129 chromosome 5, LjGifu_v1.2, one genomic interval encodes:
- the LOC130718332 gene encoding cysteine-rich receptor-like protein kinase 34 → MVNRSLDNIIFDQTKSSLLHWVQRFQIISGIARGVLYLHEDSTLRIVHRDLKTSNILLDEHMNPKISDFGLARIFGVDEAEGKTKRVVGTFGYISPECIRGTFSVKSDAFSFGVIVLEIICGKKNMEFFHNYNLDLLCHAWRVWSEEKPLELIDESLGDSMALSEVFRCIHIGLLCVQERPEDRPDM, encoded by the exons ATGGTCAACAGAAGCTTGGACAACATCATTTTTG ATCAAACAAAAAGCAGCTTACTGCATTGGGTTCAACGCTTTCAAATTATTAGTGGGATTGCTAGAGGAGTCCTCTATCTTCATGAAGATTCAACACTAAGGATTGTTCACAGAGATCTCAAGACCAGTAACATTCTTCTTGATGAACATATGAATCCAAAAATATCAGATTTTGGTCTTGCTAGGATATTTGGGGTAGATGAAGCtgaaggaaaaacaaaaagagTAGTGGGAACCTT TGGTTATATATCTCCTGAGTGCATCCGAGGAACTTTCTCTGTGAAATCAGATGCCTTTAGCTTTGGTGTCATTGTACTAGAGATAATTTGTGGAAAGAAGAACATGGAATTTTTTCACAATTATAATCTTGACCTTCTATGCCAC GCATGGAGAGTGTGGAGTGAAGAGAAGCCTTTGGAATTGATAGATGAATCACTAGGTGATTCAATGGCATTATCTGAAGTGTTCAGATGCATTCACATTGGGCTCTTATGTGTACAAGAGAGACCAGAGGACAGGCCAGACATGTAA